In one window of Phalacrocorax aristotelis chromosome W, bGulAri2.1, whole genome shotgun sequence DNA:
- the PLVAP gene encoding plasmalemma vesicle-associated protein, with product MEKSSYAMAKFGLEAKEVMPKRDCGFYVKYIFLFTSLIQFLIILGLVLFMVYGNAHAGTDTHLRLLEEQLQDRYSKIITLSGRNLNLTRTLNATLKEKQGLQALAQKVQQDLDKCNSTLAPNPIPKLQEMMKIIFYQKTKLDECHMTISLINASCSADKALLRSQLDQTTLAKKELEENCRKAGATLTKATQEQESCQRELLTTRTICESTKSNLELLKHECSSLRSYMSYSFQRIKETDRQYRCDTVQEQLNWLTQQTEGLFLWQQERETKYVGKSVCDMNLLHCRINCSGEKQELEKRLQDVEKQVKGGQEEKKKLLVEKEQLSKELEEKSKAATQAVYFKDQLNICMGSKMDAFFDITGSRLPGGSVRLGPFPNMGTYTDALRNQGIFGNMGKINTEEIQQSVQKIMEQYTSTLRNPSG from the exons ATGGAGAAGAGCAGCTACGCCATGGCCAAGTTTGGTCTGGAGGCCAAGGAGGTGATGCCCAAGCGGGACTGTGGGTTTTACGTGAAGTACATCTTCCTCTTCACCTCCCTCATCCAATTCCTCATCATCCTGGGGCTGGTGCTCTTCATGGTGTACGGCAACGCGCACGCAGGCACCGACACGCACCTccggctgctggaggagcagctgcaggatcGCTACAGCAAGATCATCACCCTCAGCGGGAGGAACCTCAACCTGACGCGCACCCTCAACGCCACCCTCAAGGAGAAGCAAGGGCTGCAAGCCCTCGCCCAGAAGGTGCAACAGGACCTGGATAAGTGCAATAGCACCCTGGCTCCCAACCCCATCCCCAAG ctACAGGAGATGATGAAGATCATTTTCTACCAAAAGACGAAGCTGGATGAGTGCCACATGACCATCAGCCTCATCAACGCCAGCTGCAGTG CTGACAAGGCGCTGCTGCGGAGCCAGCTGGACCAGACAACCCTGGCCAAGAAGGAGCTGGAGGAAAACTGCCGCAAAGCGGGTGCCACGCTGACCAAAGCCACCCAGGAGCAGGAGAGCTGCCAGCGGGAGCTGCTCACCACCAGGACCATCTGCGAGTCCACCAAATCCAACCTGGAGCTGCTGAAGCACGAATGCAGTTCCTTGAGATCCTACATGAGCTACTCCTTCCAGCGCATCAAGGAGACGGACCGCCAGTACAGATGCGACACCGTCCAGGAGCAGCTCAACTGGTTGACGCAGCAGACGGAGGGGCTTTTCCTCTGGCAACAGGAGCGGGAGACCAAATACGTGGGGAAAAGCGTCTGCGACATGAACTTGCTCCACTGTCGTATCAACTGCTCCGGGGAGAAGCAGGAGTTGGAGAAGCGGCTGCAGGACGTTGAGAAGCAGGTCAAGGGCggccaggaggagaaaaagaagctgttggtggagaaggagcagctcagcaaggagctggaggagaagagCAAAGCTGCCACACAGGCTGTGTACTTCAAGGATCAGCTCAACATCTGCATGGGCTCCAAG ATGGACGCCTTCTTCGACATCACAGGCTCGCGGTTGCCGGGGGGCAGCGTGCGGCTGGGACCCTTCCCCAACATGGGCACCTACACGGATGCTCTGAGGAACCAGGGCATATTTGGGAATATGG GCAAAATCAACACGGAGGAGATCCAGCAGTCGGTGCAGAAGATCATGGAGCAGTACACATCCACCCTGCGGAACCCCAG TGGCTAA
- the ANO8 gene encoding anoctamin-8 isoform X2 yields the protein MPEPPVAAQDGDRPRRAPAGEERTEPAAPTGVLDKLFGKRLLQAGRYIMSHKAWMKTVPTENCDVLMTFPDTTDDHTLLWLLNHIRLGIPELIVQVRHHKHTRVYAFFVTATYESLLRGADEIGLRKPVKAEFGGGMRSFSCEEDYIYENIENELYFFTSQERQNIIRYWLENLRAKQGESLHNIHFLEGQPIIPELAARGVIQQVFPLHEQRILKRLMKSWVQAVCEAQPLDEICDYFGVKIAMYFAWLGFYTSAMVYPAVFGSILYTFTESDQTSQDICCVVFAIFNVIWATLFLEEWKRRGAEFAYKWGTLDTPAESIEEPRPQFRGIKRISPVTSTEEFYYPPWKRLLFQCLVSLPVCLACLFFVFLLMLGCFQLQEFVLSIQELPRIIRFLPKIVLAIIVSACDEVYKKIAYWLNDMENYRLQSAYEKHLIIKIVLFHFVNSYLSLFYIGFYLKDMERLKEMLATLLITRQFLQNVREVSQPHLYRRLRRGDLNLRSLRQLAHTVLCLLAPRRHPPAPPEGSRGEKKCLNGGCGVPEEEEEEEERRESDSEEESALDCGLKLKKVSFIEKAERRGVEPGGPEDESFLEEGSPTMVEKGMDPASVFELCEDEEEAEGPPCSPVKALEPTVVPRAGRRRRAAESREEEEGEEEGRRRNRASWIDPPEEDYSTQLTQAEVESCMKKYEDTFQDYQEMFIQFGYVVLFSSAFPLAAMCALVNNIIEIRSDAFKLCTGLQRPFGQRVESIGQWQKVMEAMGVLAIVVNCYLIAQCGQLQRLFPWLSPEGAIISVVVLEHFALFLKYIIQVAIPDIPAWVAEEMAKLEYQRREAFKKHERQAQHHFQQQQRRKREEEERQRHAEYQARKERESSRDEAKPEAAGQDPAHEKSQGKGKGSGGTSHGSDKPKRPSSLLATNNVMKLKQIIPLQGKFLSGGAGAGSTAAARSPQSPTGSENKLPGFLSFKFLKSPETKRDAGTEKVQSPTKPFNPSKLFNFGKSEGAGGNGTAATASPQPRPGPSVDTGERPVPSKSHLNGVPEEGSRDEPESRAEEESGGYKL from the exons ATGCCCGAGCCGCCGGTGGCAGCGCAGGACGGCGACCGGCCCCGGCGGGCCCCGGCCGGCGAGGAGCGAACGGAACCGGCGGCACCGACCGGCGTCCTGG ATAAGCTCTTCGGGAAGCGGCTGCTCCAAGCTGGACGCTACATCATGTCCCACAAGGCCTGGATGAAGACGGTGCCCACGGAGAACTGCGACGTGCTCATGACCTTCCCAG ACACCACCGACGACCACACGCTGCTCTGGCTCCTCAACCACATCCGCCTCGGCATCCCCGAGCTCATCGTCCAGGTCCGGCACCACAAGCACACCCGCGTCTACGCCTTCTTTGTCACCGCCACCTACGAGAG TTTGCTGCGCGGGGCCGATGAGATCGGGCTGCGAAAGCCGGTGAAAGCCGAATTCGGTGGAGGCATGCGGAGCTTCTCCTGCGAGGAGGATTACATCTACGAGAACATCGAGAATGAGCTTTACTTCTTCACCTCTCAG GAACGGCAAAACATCATCAGGTACTGGCTGGAGAACCTGCGCGCCAAGCAGGGCGAGTCGCTGCACAACATCCACTTCCTCGAGGGGCAGCCCATCA TCCCGGAGCTGGCAGCCCGCGGCGTCATCCAGCAGGTCTTCCCGCTGCACGAGCAGAGAATCCTCAAGCGGCTCATGAAGTCCTGGGTGCAGGCGGTCTGTGAGGCCCAGCCGCTCG ATGAGATCTGTGACTACTTTGGGGTGAAAATCGCCATGTACTTCGCCTGGCTGGGCTTCTACACCTCGGCCATGGTGTACCCCGCCGTCTTCGGCTCCATCCTCTACACCTTCACTGAGAGCGACCAG ACCAGCCAGGACATCTGCTGCGTGGTTTTTGCCATCTTCAATGTCATCTGGGCCACCCTCTTCCTCGAGGAGTGGAAGCGCCGTGGGGCTGAGTTTGCCTACAAGTGGGGGACACTGGACACCCCGGCTGAGTCCATCGAGGAGCCCCGTCCCCAGTTCAGG GGCATTAAGAGAATCAGCCCCGTGACCAGCACAGAGGAGTTTTACTACCCGCCATGGAAGCGCCTGCTCTTCCAGTGCCTGGTCAGCCTCCCCGTCTGCCTCGCCTGCCTCTTCTTCGTCTTCCTCCTCATGCTGGGCTGCTTCCAGCTCCAG GAGTTTGTGCTGAGCATCCAGGAGCTGCCCCGGATCATCCGTTTCCTCCCCAAAATTGTCCTGGCCATCATTGTCAGCGCCTGCGACGAGGTTTACAAGAAGATCGCGTACTGGCTAAACGACATGG agaaTTACCGCCTGCAGAGTGCCTACGAGAAACACCTCATCATCAAAATCGTCCTG tttcattttgtaaattcaTACCTGAGTCTTTTCTACATCGGTTTCTACCTCAAAGACATGGAGCGGCTGAAGGAG atgctggccacgctgctcaTCACCCGCCAGTTCCTGCAGAACGTCAGGGAGGTGTCGCAGCCCCACCTGTACCGCCGGCTGCGCCGGGGGGACCTCAACCTCCGCAGCCTCCGCCAGCTCGCCCACACCGTCCTCTGCCTGCtcgccccccgccgccaccccccggccccccccgaGGGGTCACGGGGGGAGAAGAAGTGTCTGAAcgggggctgcggggtgccagaggaagaggaggaggaggaagagcggCGTGAGTCAGACTCGGAGGAGGAGAGCGCCCTGGATTGCGGGTTGAAGCTGAAGAAGGTGAGCTTCATCGAGAAGGCGGAGCGGCGCGGTGTGGAGCCCGGCGGCCCCGAGGATGAGAGCTTCCTCGAGGAGGGCAGCCCCACCATGGTGGAGAAGGGCATGGACCCCGCGTCCGTCTTTGAGCTGTgcgaggatgaggaggaggccGAAGGTCCCCCCTGCAGCCCCGTCAAGGCATTGGAGCCGACAGTGGTCCCGCGGGCCGGCCGGAGGAGGCGGGCAGCGGAGagccgggaggaggaggagggtgaggaggaaggGCGGAGGCGCAACCGGGCATCGTGGATCGACCCGCCGGAGGAGGACTATTCCACGCAGCTGACGCAGGCAGAGGTGGAAAGCTGCATGAAGAAGTACGAG gaCACCTTCCAGGACTATCAGGAGATGTTCATCCAGTTTGGCTACGTGGTGCTCTTCTCCTCCGCCTTCCCCTTGGCCGCCATGTGCGCCCTGGTGAACAACATCATCGAGATCCGGAGCGATGCCTTCAAGCTGTGCACGGGGCTCCAGCGTCCCTTCGGCCAGCGGGTCGAGAGCATTGGGCAGTGGCag AAGGTGATGGAAGCCATGGGTGTCCTGGCCATCGTGGTCAACTGCTACCTGATCGCCCAGTGCGGGCAGCTCCAGCGCCTCTTCCCCTGGCTCAGCCCCGAGGGAGCCATCATCTCCGTGGTGGTGCTGGAG CACTTTGCCCTATTCCTGAAGTACATCATCCAAGTGGCCATCCCCGACATCCCTGCCTGGGTGGCCGAGGAGATGGCCAAGCTGGAATACCAGCGCCGTGAGGCCTTCAAG AAGCACGAGCGGCAGGCGCAGCAtcacttccagcagcagcagcggcgcAAGCGGGAGGAAGAGGAGCGGCAGCGGCACGCCGAGTACCAGGCCCGCAAGGAGCGCGAGTCCAGCCGTGACGAGGCCAAGCCCGAGGCCGCCGGGCAGGACCCGGCCCACGAGAAGAGCCAGGGCAAAGGGAAGGGCTCCGGGGGCACCTCGCATGGCTCTGACAAGCCCAAGCGacccagctccctcctggccACCAACAACGTGATGAAGCTGAAGCAAATCATCCCTTTGCAGGGCAAGTTCCTCTCCGGGGGTGCCGGGGCCGGCAGCACGGCCGCCGCCAGGTCCCCCCAGTCTCCTACCGGCAGCGAGAACAAACTCCCCGGCTTCCTCAGCTTCAAGTTCCTGAAATCTCCTGAGACTAAGCGGGATGCGGGGACCGAGAAGGTCCAATCGCCCACAAAGCCATTCAATCCCAGCAAGCTCTTCAATTTCGGCAAGTCCGAAGGGGCCGGGGGCAACGGCACCGCGGCCActgcctccccccagccccggcccggcccctcGGTGGACACGGGCGAGCGGCCAGTCCCCAGCAAGTCCCATCTCAATGGGGTGCCGGAGGAGGGGAGTCGAGATGAGCCAGAGAgccgggcagaggaggagagtgGGGGCTATAAACTCTAA
- the CCDC194 gene encoding coiled-coil domain-containing protein 194 has product MDPTVPKATLKVLGLCAVLLVLVAAVTVSVAVMVWRSEAVGKLRGCRERAANESRELGNRVAELERERARLQQAAAAGARVEDALRREIAQARGNGKKLNASLASCRERAATLEANATALQDEVLGLRREQAELARGKAALQEELARGEEQVLGLRQRLEEAAEQRRVLRARGEQCEARQKELEATLRGYAAEVDALRRRARERSTGRRCPPSRKG; this is encoded by the exons ATGGACCCCACGGTGCCCAAAGCCACCCTGAAGGTGCTGGGACTGTGCgcggtgctgctggtgctggtggcagcCGTGACCGTCTCGGTGGCGGTGATGGTGTGGCGCTCGGAGGCGGTGGGGAAGCTACGGGGCTGCCGGGAACGGGCGGCCAACGAGAGCCGGGAGCTGGGGAACCGCGTGGCCGAGCTGGAGCGGGAGCGAGcccggctgcagcaggcagcggcggcgggggcgcgggtGGAGGATGCTCTGCGGCGGGAGATCGCCCAGGCCCGTGGCAATGGCAAGAAGCTCAACGCCAGCCTGGCGTCCTGCCGGGAGCGGGCG GCCACGCTGGAGGCCAACGCGACGGCGCTGCAGGACgaggtgctggggctgcggcGCGAACAGGCTGAGCTGGCCCGCGGCAAGGCGGCTTTGCAAG AGGAGCTGGCGCGGGGTGAGGAGcaggtgctggggctgcggcAGCGGCTCGAGGAGGCAGCGGAGCAGCGGCGAGTGCTGCGGGCACGGGGGGAACAGTGCGAGGCCCGGCAGAAAGAGCTCGAGGCCACCCT GCGGGGTTACGCGGCCGAGGTCGATGCGCTGCGGCGGCGGGCGAGGGAACGATCGACTGGGCGCAGGTGCCCCCCGTCCCG GAAGGGCTGA
- the GTPBP3 gene encoding LOW QUALITY PROTEIN: 5-taurinomethyluridine-[tRNA] synthase subunit GTPB3, mitochondrial (The sequence of the model RefSeq protein was modified relative to this genomic sequence to represent the inferred CDS: deleted 5 bases in 5 codons): MALRRALSAAGRRWGHRGRSASALCSTAWGDTIFALSSGHGRCGVAVIRTSGPGSRGALQSLTGRPQLPPPRVLALRCIRDPATAEPLDRGLVVWFPGPQSFTGEDCAELHVHGGPAVVSGVLRALGRLPGLRPAEPGEFTRQAFRRGKLDLTAAEGLGDLIRAETEAQRRQALRQMEGELGRLYQCWSETLTQALAHLEAYIDFSEDDNVEEEVLSQVDATVRALEQEIGAHLRDGRRGELLRGGVHAVIAGPPNVGKSSLLNLLCQRPAAIVSPVAGTTRDVVEVALNVGGYPLVLSDTAGLRDTTDPVEQEGVSRARDRLQQADLVLAVLDATAVPAEPAGLGAALGSLLPPPTPSCILVLNKADLLRGGGGALRDACAQGDPQFPTTLLSCKTGEGLDHLLELLARQLAQLCGDPLAGSPSLTQSRHSLHLGDCAAALARYGRERRRDLGLAAEQLRLARRQLGRITGHVGAEDVLDIIFRDFCVGK, from the exons ATGGCGCTGCGGAGGGCGCTGAGCGCGGCGGGACGCAGGTGGGGGCACC GTGGGCGCAGCgcctctgctctctgctccaCGGCGTGGGGGGACACCATCTTCGCCCTCTCCTCGGGACACGGGCGCTGTGGGGTGGCCGTCATCCGCACCAGCGGGCCGGGCAGCCGC GGGGCCCTGCAGAGCCTCACCGGGCGCCCCCAA TTGCCCCCGCCCCGCGTCCTGGCCCTGCGGTGCATCCGCGACCCCGCCACCGCCGAGCCTCTGGACCGCGGCCTCGTCGTCTGGTTCCCAG GTCCCCAGAGCTTCACCGGGGAGGACTGCGCCGAGCTGCACGTGCATGGCGGGCCGGCGGTGGTGAGCGGGGTGCTGCGGGCGCTGG GGCGCCTGCCCGGGCTGCGT CCCGCTGAGCCCGGGGAGTTCACGCGCCAAGCCTTCCGCCGCGGGAAGCTGGATCTGACGGCCgccgaggggctg ggggacctGATCCGGGCAGAGACGGAGGCCCAGCGGCGGCAGGCGCTGCGGCAGATGGAGGGTGAGCTGGGCCGGCTCTACCAGTGCTGGAGCGAGACCCTCACCCAG GCTCTTGCCCACCTTGAAGCCTATATCGACTTCAGTGAGGATGACAACGTGGAGGAAGAGGTCCTGTCCCAAG TGGATGCCACCGTGCGGGCGCTGGAGCAGGAGATCGGTGCCCACCTGCGGGACGGGCGCCGTGGGGAGCTGCTCCGCGGCGGGGTCCACGCCGTCATCGCCGGC CCCCCCAACGTGGGCAAGAGCAGCCTGCTTAACCTGCTGT GCCAGCGTCCGGCAGCCATCGTGTCACCCGTGGCGGGGACGACGCGGGACGTGGTGGAGGTGGCCCTGAACGTTGGCGGTTACCCCCTAGTGCTGAGCGACACAGCCGGTCTCCGCGATACCACCGACCCTGTCGAGCAGGAGGGGGTCAGCCGTGCACGGGACCG GCTGCAGCAAGCGGACCtggtgctggctgtgctggatgCCACGGCAGTGCCCGCCGAGCCAgccgggctgggggctgccctggggtccctgctgcccccccccaccccttcctgtATCCTGGTGCTCAACAAGGCCGACCTGCTgcgggggggcggaggggcCCTGCGTGATGCCTGCGCCCAGGGGGATCCCCAGTTCCCCACCACCCTCCTGTCCTGCAAGACGGGCGAGGGGCTCGACCAcctcctggagctgctggcacGGCAGCTGGCGCAGCT gtgTGGAGACCCCCTGGCAGGTTCGCCCAGCCTGACGCAGAGCCGGCACAGCCTTCACCTGGGTGACTGCGCGGCGGCGCTGGCACGCTACGGCCGGGAGCGCCGGCGGGACCTGGGGCTGGCAGCCGAGCAGCTGCGGTTGGCGCGACGGCAGCTGGGCCGGATCACCGGCCACGTGGGCGCCGAGGATGTCCTCGACATCATCTTCAGGGACTTCTGTGTCGGGAAGTGA
- the DDA1 gene encoding DET1- and DDB1-associated protein 1 codes for MRGAGGGGCGWVEARRRGRGGSSRLAAAKMADFLKGLPVYNKSNFSRFHADSVCKASNRRPSVYLPTREYPSEQIIVTEKTNILLRYLHQQWDKKNAAKKRDQEQVEIEGENSAPPRKIARTDSQDMNEDT; via the exons AtgcgcggggcgggcggcggaggTTGTGGGTGGGTTgaggcgcggcggcgggggaggggtGGCTCCTCACGGCTGGCGGCGGCGAAGATG GCAGATTTTTTGAAAGGATTGCCGGTCTACAACAAAAGCAACTTCAGCAGATTCCATGCGGATTCTGTATGTAAAGCATCA AATAGAAGACCATCGGTATATCTTCCCACGAGAGAATACCCATCTGAACAAA TCATAGtaacagaaaagacaaatatcCTTTTGCGTTATTTACATCAGCAGTGGGACAAAAAG AATGCAGCGAAGAAGAGAGATCAAGAGCAAGTGGAAATAGAAGGTGAGAATTCGGCGCCACCACGGAAAATCGCTCGGACAGACAGCCAGGATATGAATGAGGACACTTAA
- the ANO8 gene encoding anoctamin-8 isoform X1 — MPEPPVAAQDGDRPRRAPAGEERTEPAAPTGVLDKLFGKRLLQAGRYIMSHKAWMKTVPTENCDVLMTFPDTTDDHTLLWLLNHIRLGIPELIVQVRHHKHTRVYAFFVTATYESLLRGADEIGLRKPVKAEFGGGMRSFSCEEDYIYENIENELYFFTSQERQNIIRYWLENLRAKQGESLHNIHFLEGQPIIPELAARGVIQQVFPLHEQRILKRLMKSWVQAVCEAQPLDEICDYFGVKIAMYFAWLGFYTSAMVYPAVFGSILYTFTESDQTSQDICCVVFAIFNVIWATLFLEEWKRRGAEFAYKWGTLDTPAESIEEPRPQFRGIKRISPVTSTEEFYYPPWKRLLFQCLVSLPVCLACLFFVFLLMLGCFQLQEFVLSIQELPRIIRFLPKIVLAIIVSACDEVYKKIAYWLNDMENYRLQSAYEKHLIIKIVLFHFVNSYLSLFYIGFYLKDMERLKELLLIFSLSQSLVRQLKEALLPFILLHLHLSLIFFKGLLGFCWRLGVSKMLATLLITRQFLQNVREVSQPHLYRRLRRGDLNLRSLRQLAHTVLCLLAPRRHPPAPPEGSRGEKKCLNGGCGVPEEEEEEEERRESDSEEESALDCGLKLKKVSFIEKAERRGVEPGGPEDESFLEEGSPTMVEKGMDPASVFELCEDEEEAEGPPCSPVKALEPTVVPRAGRRRRAAESREEEEGEEEGRRRNRASWIDPPEEDYSTQLTQAEVESCMKKYEDTFQDYQEMFIQFGYVVLFSSAFPLAAMCALVNNIIEIRSDAFKLCTGLQRPFGQRVESIGQWQKVMEAMGVLAIVVNCYLIAQCGQLQRLFPWLSPEGAIISVVVLEHFALFLKYIIQVAIPDIPAWVAEEMAKLEYQRREAFKKHERQAQHHFQQQQRRKREEEERQRHAEYQARKERESSRDEAKPEAAGQDPAHEKSQGKGKGSGGTSHGSDKPKRPSSLLATNNVMKLKQIIPLQGKFLSGGAGAGSTAAARSPQSPTGSENKLPGFLSFKFLKSPETKRDAGTEKVQSPTKPFNPSKLFNFGKSEGAGGNGTAATASPQPRPGPSVDTGERPVPSKSHLNGVPEEGSRDEPESRAEEESGGYKL, encoded by the exons ATGCCCGAGCCGCCGGTGGCAGCGCAGGACGGCGACCGGCCCCGGCGGGCCCCGGCCGGCGAGGAGCGAACGGAACCGGCGGCACCGACCGGCGTCCTGG ATAAGCTCTTCGGGAAGCGGCTGCTCCAAGCTGGACGCTACATCATGTCCCACAAGGCCTGGATGAAGACGGTGCCCACGGAGAACTGCGACGTGCTCATGACCTTCCCAG ACACCACCGACGACCACACGCTGCTCTGGCTCCTCAACCACATCCGCCTCGGCATCCCCGAGCTCATCGTCCAGGTCCGGCACCACAAGCACACCCGCGTCTACGCCTTCTTTGTCACCGCCACCTACGAGAG TTTGCTGCGCGGGGCCGATGAGATCGGGCTGCGAAAGCCGGTGAAAGCCGAATTCGGTGGAGGCATGCGGAGCTTCTCCTGCGAGGAGGATTACATCTACGAGAACATCGAGAATGAGCTTTACTTCTTCACCTCTCAG GAACGGCAAAACATCATCAGGTACTGGCTGGAGAACCTGCGCGCCAAGCAGGGCGAGTCGCTGCACAACATCCACTTCCTCGAGGGGCAGCCCATCA TCCCGGAGCTGGCAGCCCGCGGCGTCATCCAGCAGGTCTTCCCGCTGCACGAGCAGAGAATCCTCAAGCGGCTCATGAAGTCCTGGGTGCAGGCGGTCTGTGAGGCCCAGCCGCTCG ATGAGATCTGTGACTACTTTGGGGTGAAAATCGCCATGTACTTCGCCTGGCTGGGCTTCTACACCTCGGCCATGGTGTACCCCGCCGTCTTCGGCTCCATCCTCTACACCTTCACTGAGAGCGACCAG ACCAGCCAGGACATCTGCTGCGTGGTTTTTGCCATCTTCAATGTCATCTGGGCCACCCTCTTCCTCGAGGAGTGGAAGCGCCGTGGGGCTGAGTTTGCCTACAAGTGGGGGACACTGGACACCCCGGCTGAGTCCATCGAGGAGCCCCGTCCCCAGTTCAGG GGCATTAAGAGAATCAGCCCCGTGACCAGCACAGAGGAGTTTTACTACCCGCCATGGAAGCGCCTGCTCTTCCAGTGCCTGGTCAGCCTCCCCGTCTGCCTCGCCTGCCTCTTCTTCGTCTTCCTCCTCATGCTGGGCTGCTTCCAGCTCCAG GAGTTTGTGCTGAGCATCCAGGAGCTGCCCCGGATCATCCGTTTCCTCCCCAAAATTGTCCTGGCCATCATTGTCAGCGCCTGCGACGAGGTTTACAAGAAGATCGCGTACTGGCTAAACGACATGG agaaTTACCGCCTGCAGAGTGCCTACGAGAAACACCTCATCATCAAAATCGTCCTG tttcattttgtaaattcaTACCTGAGTCTTTTCTACATCGGTTTCTACCTCAAAGACATGGAGCGGCTGAAGGAG ctcctgctcatcttctctctctcccaaAGCCTCGTGCGTCAGCTCAAAGAGGctctccttcccttcatcctcctccacctccacctCTCTCTCATCTTCTTTAAGGGCCTCCTGGGCTTTTGCTGGAGACTGGGAGTATCCAAA atgctggccacgctgctcaTCACCCGCCAGTTCCTGCAGAACGTCAGGGAGGTGTCGCAGCCCCACCTGTACCGCCGGCTGCGCCGGGGGGACCTCAACCTCCGCAGCCTCCGCCAGCTCGCCCACACCGTCCTCTGCCTGCtcgccccccgccgccaccccccggccccccccgaGGGGTCACGGGGGGAGAAGAAGTGTCTGAAcgggggctgcggggtgccagaggaagaggaggaggaggaagagcggCGTGAGTCAGACTCGGAGGAGGAGAGCGCCCTGGATTGCGGGTTGAAGCTGAAGAAGGTGAGCTTCATCGAGAAGGCGGAGCGGCGCGGTGTGGAGCCCGGCGGCCCCGAGGATGAGAGCTTCCTCGAGGAGGGCAGCCCCACCATGGTGGAGAAGGGCATGGACCCCGCGTCCGTCTTTGAGCTGTgcgaggatgaggaggaggccGAAGGTCCCCCCTGCAGCCCCGTCAAGGCATTGGAGCCGACAGTGGTCCCGCGGGCCGGCCGGAGGAGGCGGGCAGCGGAGagccgggaggaggaggagggtgaggaggaaggGCGGAGGCGCAACCGGGCATCGTGGATCGACCCGCCGGAGGAGGACTATTCCACGCAGCTGACGCAGGCAGAGGTGGAAAGCTGCATGAAGAAGTACGAG gaCACCTTCCAGGACTATCAGGAGATGTTCATCCAGTTTGGCTACGTGGTGCTCTTCTCCTCCGCCTTCCCCTTGGCCGCCATGTGCGCCCTGGTGAACAACATCATCGAGATCCGGAGCGATGCCTTCAAGCTGTGCACGGGGCTCCAGCGTCCCTTCGGCCAGCGGGTCGAGAGCATTGGGCAGTGGCag AAGGTGATGGAAGCCATGGGTGTCCTGGCCATCGTGGTCAACTGCTACCTGATCGCCCAGTGCGGGCAGCTCCAGCGCCTCTTCCCCTGGCTCAGCCCCGAGGGAGCCATCATCTCCGTGGTGGTGCTGGAG CACTTTGCCCTATTCCTGAAGTACATCATCCAAGTGGCCATCCCCGACATCCCTGCCTGGGTGGCCGAGGAGATGGCCAAGCTGGAATACCAGCGCCGTGAGGCCTTCAAG AAGCACGAGCGGCAGGCGCAGCAtcacttccagcagcagcagcggcgcAAGCGGGAGGAAGAGGAGCGGCAGCGGCACGCCGAGTACCAGGCCCGCAAGGAGCGCGAGTCCAGCCGTGACGAGGCCAAGCCCGAGGCCGCCGGGCAGGACCCGGCCCACGAGAAGAGCCAGGGCAAAGGGAAGGGCTCCGGGGGCACCTCGCATGGCTCTGACAAGCCCAAGCGacccagctccctcctggccACCAACAACGTGATGAAGCTGAAGCAAATCATCCCTTTGCAGGGCAAGTTCCTCTCCGGGGGTGCCGGGGCCGGCAGCACGGCCGCCGCCAGGTCCCCCCAGTCTCCTACCGGCAGCGAGAACAAACTCCCCGGCTTCCTCAGCTTCAAGTTCCTGAAATCTCCTGAGACTAAGCGGGATGCGGGGACCGAGAAGGTCCAATCGCCCACAAAGCCATTCAATCCCAGCAAGCTCTTCAATTTCGGCAAGTCCGAAGGGGCCGGGGGCAACGGCACCGCGGCCActgcctccccccagccccggcccggcccctcGGTGGACACGGGCGAGCGGCCAGTCCCCAGCAAGTCCCATCTCAATGGGGTGCCGGAGGAGGGGAGTCGAGATGAGCCAGAGAgccgggcagaggaggagagtgGGGGCTATAAACTCTAA